A genomic window from Pyxidicoccus trucidator includes:
- the bamD gene encoding tetratricopeptide repeat protein yields the protein MTGHLTGLIAAALLAAAPGSPGRAGPGANPIVSKAKERDEFVSKLKRDIFKVDRSIGETEKLISKSRNAPYLPDLQFRLAELYVEKSRYVYYLQVESRPEGASGAIVSPETRLMKQKAVQMYYRLLREYPDFKDGDQVTFYLAHEQRELGQFDEMLKTLGDLTRKFPNSPLRLEAEQILGDHFFDKADLVEAEKHYQAILEAPPSPVHDLARYKMGWIRVNQAKHAEAVTFFEAAAASAPLPGTDVKKALNVKREALLDLVYSYTEAKPPKGALNYFEKLSDSRATYSLALDKLGNRYFIKQQYEWAIPALRKLMEIQHDPELDLERGQKLYDAIKASKGKVMPEPEDLRFLVRAAVQSKTDPELAEVERKKHLVELEEMARDLSTLLHVAAQKKEEKDLYLRAAAAYEAYLGLFRPDQYVRPIMKNRAEALFAANAFPEAARQFEELAQYEAKAKDAKGEEEALNAALLAHFSTLKPEEAQKRNAFEVADARQAMKLLGAEFVSRYPQSGNALNVKFNIARAYYEDGEYPKAAELFTAFALTHPSHKEAAVAGNLALDSLRQVNDFKGLDETGKKFLSSPLPAAFRADVQKILTQSRAEALDELALASAQETGDVIQGLVKVADENKNSEIGEKALYGAFTAAREKRDMQAERELGAKLAQDYPKSQYLSDVLLTLGRHSAEAAAFGEAASWFEQVGQKLGGDFAAVDGWLAGARLRMALGEYKEAARNLEAAAEVSGARKSEVLVLLAETRLKQKDYTRAKTAADAALKLDARSAGAAAVLAQVQAATAPTAPADALIATLTKAVQGPNGQTEEAAKGLWYLGEILYRGYKDLPADKVEEKVAALQSLEGIYTQAAQLGYPEWAVASLWKLGLAYGHIADVVEGTPVPAGLSAAESQQFQAAVKEQVGPLKQRSDEAFKACLSRAESLEVFSAAVVGCRSRTETAALPVPQPGAPTQPGALEELRKKAERTLSADSLEALGLAYLDARQYGIAQLTLGRVTELQDTRASAHNALGWALLNTGDAMGARAAYAKAMDSDPTYDKARLNLAALRCRFGDVDGARRELAVLKDVNTLTGADVDGGWKACK from the coding sequence ATGACCGGCCACCTGACCGGCCTGATTGCCGCCGCGCTGCTCGCGGCCGCCCCCGGAAGCCCCGGCCGCGCCGGCCCGGGCGCCAACCCGATTGTGTCCAAGGCGAAGGAGCGCGACGAGTTCGTCTCCAAGCTCAAGCGCGACATCTTCAAGGTGGACCGCTCCATCGGCGAGACGGAGAAGCTCATCTCCAAGAGCCGCAACGCGCCGTACCTGCCGGACCTCCAGTTCCGGCTGGCCGAGCTGTACGTGGAGAAGAGCCGCTACGTGTACTACCTCCAGGTCGAGTCCCGGCCCGAGGGTGCCAGCGGCGCCATCGTCTCTCCCGAGACGCGGCTGATGAAGCAGAAGGCCGTGCAGATGTACTACCGGCTGCTGCGCGAGTACCCGGACTTCAAGGACGGCGACCAGGTGACGTTCTACCTGGCGCACGAGCAGCGCGAGCTGGGCCAGTTCGACGAGATGCTCAAGACGCTCGGCGACCTGACGCGCAAGTTCCCCAACAGCCCGCTGCGGCTGGAGGCGGAGCAGATTCTGGGCGACCACTTCTTCGACAAGGCGGACCTCGTCGAGGCGGAGAAGCACTACCAGGCGATTCTCGAGGCCCCGCCCTCGCCGGTGCACGACCTGGCCCGCTACAAGATGGGCTGGATTCGCGTCAACCAGGCCAAGCACGCGGAGGCGGTGACGTTCTTCGAGGCCGCCGCCGCCAGCGCGCCGCTGCCCGGCACGGACGTGAAGAAGGCGCTCAACGTCAAGCGCGAGGCGCTGCTGGACCTCGTCTACAGCTACACCGAGGCCAAGCCCCCCAAGGGCGCGCTCAACTACTTCGAGAAGCTCAGCGACAGTCGCGCCACGTACTCGCTCGCGCTGGACAAGCTGGGCAACCGCTACTTCATCAAGCAGCAGTACGAGTGGGCCATCCCCGCGCTGCGCAAGCTGATGGAAATCCAGCATGACCCGGAGCTCGACTTGGAGCGCGGGCAGAAGCTCTATGACGCCATCAAGGCGTCCAAGGGCAAGGTGATGCCGGAGCCGGAGGACCTGCGCTTCCTCGTGCGCGCGGCCGTGCAGAGCAAGACGGACCCGGAGCTGGCGGAGGTGGAGCGCAAGAAGCACCTGGTGGAGCTGGAGGAGATGGCGAGAGACCTCTCCACCCTGCTGCACGTGGCGGCGCAGAAGAAGGAGGAGAAGGACCTCTACCTGCGCGCGGCGGCGGCCTACGAGGCGTACCTGGGCCTCTTCCGTCCCGACCAGTACGTGCGGCCCATCATGAAGAACCGCGCCGAGGCGCTGTTCGCCGCCAACGCCTTCCCGGAGGCCGCGCGCCAGTTCGAGGAGCTGGCCCAGTACGAGGCCAAGGCGAAGGACGCCAAGGGCGAGGAGGAGGCCCTCAACGCGGCGCTGCTCGCGCACTTCTCCACGCTCAAGCCGGAGGAGGCGCAGAAGCGCAACGCCTTCGAGGTGGCGGACGCGCGCCAGGCCATGAAGCTCTTGGGCGCCGAGTTCGTGTCGCGCTACCCGCAGAGCGGCAACGCGCTCAACGTGAAGTTCAACATCGCCCGCGCCTACTACGAGGACGGCGAGTACCCGAAGGCGGCGGAGCTGTTCACCGCCTTCGCCCTCACCCACCCCTCGCACAAGGAAGCCGCCGTCGCCGGCAACCTCGCGCTGGACAGCCTGCGGCAGGTCAACGACTTCAAGGGCCTGGACGAGACGGGGAAGAAGTTCCTCTCCTCGCCGCTGCCGGCCGCCTTCCGCGCGGACGTGCAGAAGATTCTCACCCAGAGCCGCGCCGAGGCGCTGGACGAGCTGGCCCTCGCGAGCGCCCAGGAGACGGGCGACGTCATCCAGGGCCTCGTCAAGGTGGCGGACGAGAACAAGAACTCCGAAATCGGCGAGAAGGCCCTGTACGGCGCCTTCACCGCGGCGCGCGAGAAGCGCGACATGCAGGCCGAGCGCGAGCTGGGCGCGAAGCTGGCGCAGGACTACCCGAAGAGCCAGTACCTGTCCGACGTGCTGCTGACGCTGGGCCGGCACTCGGCGGAGGCCGCGGCGTTCGGCGAGGCGGCGAGCTGGTTCGAGCAGGTGGGCCAGAAGCTCGGCGGCGACTTCGCCGCGGTGGACGGCTGGCTGGCCGGCGCGCGGCTGCGCATGGCGCTGGGTGAGTACAAGGAAGCGGCCCGCAACCTGGAAGCCGCGGCCGAAGTCTCCGGCGCGCGCAAGTCCGAGGTGCTGGTGCTGCTGGCCGAGACGCGCCTGAAGCAGAAGGACTACACCCGCGCGAAGACGGCGGCGGACGCCGCGCTGAAGCTGGACGCGCGCAGCGCGGGCGCCGCGGCGGTGCTGGCGCAGGTGCAGGCCGCCACCGCCCCCACGGCGCCGGCGGACGCGCTCATCGCCACCCTCACCAAGGCGGTGCAGGGCCCCAACGGGCAGACGGAGGAGGCCGCCAAGGGCCTGTGGTACCTCGGCGAAATCCTCTACCGCGGCTACAAGGATTTGCCGGCCGACAAGGTGGAGGAGAAGGTCGCTGCCCTGCAGAGCCTGGAGGGCATCTACACGCAGGCCGCGCAGCTGGGCTACCCCGAGTGGGCGGTGGCCTCGCTGTGGAAGCTGGGCCTGGCGTACGGGCACATCGCGGACGTGGTGGAGGGGACGCCGGTGCCGGCGGGCCTGTCCGCCGCGGAGTCGCAGCAGTTCCAGGCGGCGGTGAAGGAGCAGGTCGGGCCGCTGAAGCAGCGCTCGGACGAGGCCTTCAAGGCGTGCCTCTCGCGCGCCGAGTCGCTGGAGGTCTTCAGCGCCGCGGTGGTGGGCTGCCGGAGCCGCACGGAGACGGCGGCGCTGCCGGTGCCGCAGCCGGGCGCGCCCACGCAGCCGGGCGCCCTGGAGGAGCTGCGCAAGAAGGCCGAGCGCACGCTCAGCGCCGACTCCCTGGAAGCGCTGGGCCTGGCGTACCTGGACGCGCGCCAGTACGGAATCGCTCAGCTCACCCTGGGCCGCGTCACGGAATTGCAGGACACGCGGGCCTCGGCGCACAACGCGCTGGGCTGGGCGCTGCTCAACACGGGTGACGCCATGGGCGCGCGCGCCGCGTACGCCAAGGCGATGGACTCGGACCCCACCTACGACAAGGCGCGCCTCAACCTGGCCGCGCTGCGCTGCCGCTTCGGCGACGTGGACGGGGCCCGCCGCGAGCTGGCCGTCCTCAAGGATGTGAATACGCTCACCGGCGCCGACGTGGACGGAGGGTGGAAGGCGTGCAAGTGA
- a CDS encoding tetratricopeptide repeat protein encodes MSTTGGFLVLQLLTAQAPGPDAATLERTAAVESARLEQSPEDADALYRLGTAFLQLNKPKKAVEPLTKLVALEPDLVPPKLALARALRLAGDAEKARTVLDTAIAAFPEDYTLRAERGLLARVLDETDVAISQYSVASELSPQDAELRFNLGEALQRAGRTDDAIEAYREALKLDARLNVARVNLGKALAEKGLNAEAKETLREATREKLGDSEAHYNLGVILMRENDLDGAIAEYQRTLAADPKHEQAHNNLGVALNEKGDPRKATEAFLKAISADPKFAEAHFNLGLAYFQLGDNVRATKSFEKALVLEPRRASGPYTQLGHLYLAQGKKKQAVVAFQKAIEKSTEDGRKTTEAYQGLARAYLGLGKADEAVATLKTAVEAFPKDASARAAYGDALKAKGDLDGAIAQYEEVVALTPTVENRLGLADAYSKKRVSAKARPIYEALLKEEPGNRVAQLALADLLLAMGDYVTAEGLLKPKEGEEPDTAALARLGIIHSRRGRPDLAVTELEAVAAKDPAQLEARAELGFIYLRGGDGAKAKKVLTAVLAVEPRNALGLLYLGHALYQQGNTKDAEKSFRGSAQVDPNFAEPHNALGQLLEAAKRLDEAKQSYETALKLQPDHADAKAALQRMTTAAAPTP; translated from the coding sequence ATGTCGACGACAGGCGGCTTCCTGGTCCTCCAGCTGCTCACGGCGCAGGCCCCCGGGCCGGACGCGGCGACCCTCGAGCGCACCGCCGCCGTGGAGAGCGCGCGCCTGGAGCAGTCCCCCGAGGACGCGGACGCGCTGTACCGGCTGGGCACGGCCTTCCTCCAGCTCAACAAGCCGAAGAAGGCGGTGGAGCCGCTGACGAAGCTGGTGGCGCTCGAGCCGGACCTGGTGCCGCCCAAGCTCGCCCTCGCCCGGGCGCTGCGACTCGCGGGGGACGCGGAGAAGGCGCGCACGGTGCTGGACACGGCCATCGCCGCCTTCCCCGAGGACTACACCCTGCGCGCCGAGCGAGGCCTGCTGGCGCGCGTGCTGGACGAGACGGACGTGGCCATCAGCCAGTACTCGGTGGCCTCGGAGCTGTCCCCGCAGGACGCGGAGCTGCGCTTCAACCTGGGCGAGGCCCTGCAGCGCGCCGGCCGCACGGACGACGCGATTGAGGCCTACCGCGAGGCGCTGAAGCTGGACGCCCGGCTCAACGTCGCCCGCGTCAACCTGGGCAAGGCGCTGGCGGAGAAGGGCCTCAACGCGGAGGCCAAGGAGACGCTGCGCGAGGCCACCCGCGAGAAGCTGGGCGACTCGGAGGCGCACTACAACCTGGGCGTCATCCTGATGCGGGAGAACGACCTGGACGGCGCCATCGCCGAGTACCAGCGCACCCTCGCCGCCGACCCGAAGCACGAGCAGGCGCACAACAACCTGGGCGTGGCGCTGAACGAGAAGGGCGACCCGCGCAAGGCCACCGAGGCCTTCCTCAAGGCCATCTCCGCGGACCCGAAGTTCGCCGAGGCGCACTTCAACCTGGGGCTGGCGTACTTCCAGCTCGGCGACAACGTGCGCGCCACCAAGTCCTTCGAGAAGGCGCTGGTGCTGGAGCCGCGCCGCGCCAGCGGGCCGTACACGCAGCTGGGCCACCTGTACCTCGCGCAGGGCAAGAAGAAGCAGGCGGTGGTGGCCTTCCAGAAGGCGATTGAGAAGAGCACCGAGGACGGCCGGAAGACGACCGAGGCGTACCAGGGCCTCGCGCGGGCGTACCTGGGGCTGGGCAAGGCGGACGAGGCGGTGGCCACGCTGAAGACGGCGGTGGAGGCCTTCCCGAAGGACGCGAGCGCCCGGGCCGCCTATGGCGACGCGCTCAAGGCCAAGGGCGACCTGGACGGGGCCATTGCGCAGTACGAGGAAGTCGTGGCGCTGACGCCCACCGTGGAGAACCGGCTGGGGCTGGCGGACGCGTACTCGAAGAAGCGGGTGAGCGCGAAGGCGCGGCCGATATACGAGGCGCTGCTCAAGGAAGAGCCGGGCAACCGCGTGGCGCAGCTCGCGCTGGCGGACCTGCTGCTGGCCATGGGCGACTACGTGACGGCGGAAGGCCTGCTGAAGCCGAAGGAGGGCGAGGAGCCCGACACGGCGGCGCTGGCGCGGCTGGGCATCATCCACTCGCGGCGCGGCCGGCCGGACCTGGCGGTGACGGAGCTGGAGGCGGTGGCCGCGAAGGACCCGGCGCAGTTGGAGGCCCGGGCCGAGCTGGGCTTCATCTATCTGCGCGGCGGCGACGGCGCGAAGGCGAAGAAGGTGCTGACGGCCGTGCTGGCGGTGGAGCCGCGCAACGCGCTGGGGCTGCTGTACCTGGGTCATGCGCTGTACCAGCAGGGCAACACGAAGGACGCGGAGAAGTCCTTCCGGGGCTCCGCGCAGGTGGACCCGAACTTCGCCGAGCCTCACAACGCGCTCGGGCAATTGCTGGAGGCCGCGAAGCGTCTGGACGAGGCGAAGCAGTCCTACGAGACGGCGCTGAAGCTCCAGCCGGACCACGCGGACGCGAAGGCGGCCCTCCAGCGGATGACGACGGCGGCGGCTCCGACGCCGTAG
- a CDS encoding EamA family transporter yields METVALVLVLSSAFFHASWNALLKRHPNPEVGVVSVICVAVVGGGLWTLGMQGQAFPTARGLAWALGAGACESIYLAALSRALKQAPLGLAYTVSRGGAMLLVWPVSVLWLGEAVSVWMVSGAALLGVGLVVMNLSRPSGPAATGVAWAALAAVCIAGYHLAYKLALGEGAQPPALFATGLLVALPVLVLERARKLGWATLKREALVRPGLVIFTGIICTLSFALLLSALGSSGAGAVLTLRNTSITFALALAALQGERLERRQLTGAALVAVGAVLLGVQG; encoded by the coding sequence TTGGAGACCGTCGCGCTGGTGCTGGTGCTGTCGTCCGCGTTCTTCCACGCATCGTGGAACGCGCTGCTCAAGCGGCACCCGAACCCCGAGGTCGGCGTGGTGAGCGTCATCTGCGTCGCCGTGGTGGGCGGTGGGCTGTGGACGCTCGGGATGCAGGGGCAGGCCTTTCCCACGGCACGTGGCCTCGCGTGGGCGCTGGGGGCAGGGGCGTGCGAGAGCATCTACCTGGCGGCGCTGTCCCGGGCGCTGAAGCAGGCGCCGCTGGGGCTCGCGTACACGGTGTCTCGCGGTGGCGCCATGTTGCTGGTGTGGCCGGTGTCCGTGCTGTGGCTGGGCGAGGCGGTGTCGGTGTGGATGGTGTCCGGCGCGGCGCTGCTGGGCGTGGGACTGGTGGTGATGAACCTGTCCCGTCCCTCGGGGCCGGCGGCCACGGGCGTTGCATGGGCCGCGCTGGCCGCCGTATGCATCGCCGGCTATCACCTCGCCTACAAGCTGGCGCTCGGAGAGGGCGCGCAGCCGCCGGCCCTCTTCGCCACGGGGCTCCTCGTCGCGCTGCCGGTGCTCGTCCTGGAGCGGGCGCGGAAGCTCGGGTGGGCCACGCTCAAGCGCGAGGCGCTGGTGCGCCCCGGGCTCGTCATCTTCACGGGCATCATCTGCACGCTGTCCTTCGCGCTCCTGCTGTCCGCGCTGGGCAGCAGCGGCGCGGGCGCGGTGCTGACGCTGCGCAATACCTCCATCACCTTCGCGCTGGCGCTCGCCGCGCTTCAAGGTGAGCGGCTGGAGCGGCGGCAGCTCACGGGCGCGGCGCTCGTCGCCGTGGGAGCGGTGCTGCTGGGCGTGCAGGGCTGA
- a CDS encoding fatty acid desaturase family protein, translating to MTDTKATRVDPRLDLPSLGVHALWAGWLAALVVGWSGWSVPVRVGALVLGGGVMFWNYAVLHNHMHVPIAKPRALKWLVSRTLGLACGFAYRGYYLHHFNHHRYNDGEGDWGRRHPGESAVRYCVRWALTPWLWPFNTVKKVWHACKTRGQKVELLIDFAVVDGTLLALTLWQPSLGLSLLGTLVVTQVCIHYLNLAAHLDADATDRTRLAVTSTSRFYNRWFFNAGYHQAHHLKPQTPWRALPEVTEGLARQGQLPAELQTDVSPISPAWAARVVTRVGVTRPVTPGVST from the coding sequence ATGACCGACACGAAAGCCACGCGGGTGGATCCACGGCTGGACCTCCCGAGCCTCGGGGTGCACGCGCTCTGGGCAGGCTGGCTGGCGGCGCTCGTCGTGGGCTGGAGCGGCTGGAGCGTCCCGGTCCGCGTGGGCGCGCTGGTGCTCGGCGGCGGGGTGATGTTCTGGAACTACGCCGTGCTGCACAACCACATGCATGTGCCCATCGCGAAGCCCCGGGCGTTGAAGTGGCTGGTGTCCCGGACGCTGGGGCTCGCGTGTGGCTTCGCGTATCGCGGCTACTACCTGCACCACTTCAACCACCACCGCTACAACGACGGCGAGGGCGACTGGGGACGGCGCCACCCGGGTGAGAGCGCGGTGCGCTACTGCGTGCGCTGGGCCCTCACCCCGTGGCTCTGGCCCTTCAACACGGTGAAGAAGGTCTGGCACGCGTGCAAGACGCGGGGCCAGAAGGTGGAGCTGCTCATCGACTTCGCGGTGGTGGACGGCACGCTGCTGGCGCTGACGCTGTGGCAGCCGTCGCTCGGCCTGTCGCTGCTGGGCACCCTCGTCGTCACGCAGGTGTGCATCCACTACCTCAACCTCGCGGCGCACCTGGACGCGGACGCGACGGACCGCACGCGGCTGGCGGTGACGTCCACCTCGCGCTTCTACAACCGGTGGTTCTTCAACGCCGGCTACCACCAGGCGCACCACCTGAAGCCCCAGACGCCGTGGCGCGCGCTGCCGGAAGTCACAGAGGGGCTCGCCCGCCAGGGACAGCTCCCCGCCGAGCTCCAGACGGACGTGTCTCCCATCAGCCCCGCCTGGGCCGCGCGAGTCGTCACCCGCGTGGGCGTCACGCGCCCCGTCACGCCCGGCGTGAGCACCTGA
- a CDS encoding heme ABC transporter ATP-binding protein, translating into MSLTASGVEVWRGRGRTIGPIDLVLQPGEVVAVVGPNGAGKSTLLSALAGELRLAAGEVLLEGLPLERWQPRERARRLAVLPQESSLGFGFTVLEVALLGRSPHTGRGSQGADLDAALAALDATDMRHLASRPYPTLSGGEKQRVQLARVLAQLSAPLEQGHRYLLLDEPTASLDLAHQHLVLEAAGRFAREGGAVLAVLHDLNLAARHAHRLVLLAGGRLVEEGPPAQVLRPELIADTFGLDVVIAEWPGVSGPWVLPSGRASPPR; encoded by the coding sequence ATGAGCCTGACTGCGAGCGGTGTGGAGGTCTGGCGCGGCCGGGGCAGGACGATTGGTCCCATCGACCTCGTGCTTCAGCCCGGAGAGGTGGTGGCTGTCGTGGGGCCCAATGGCGCGGGCAAGTCCACGCTCCTGTCGGCGCTCGCGGGAGAGCTTCGCCTCGCGGCCGGGGAGGTGCTGCTGGAGGGACTTCCGCTGGAGCGCTGGCAACCCCGCGAGCGGGCCCGCAGGCTCGCCGTGCTGCCCCAGGAGTCCTCCCTGGGCTTCGGCTTCACGGTCCTGGAGGTGGCGCTCCTCGGGCGCAGCCCGCACACCGGCCGGGGCTCGCAGGGTGCGGACCTGGACGCGGCCCTGGCGGCGCTGGACGCCACCGACATGCGGCACCTGGCCTCGCGGCCGTACCCCACGCTGTCGGGGGGAGAGAAGCAGCGGGTGCAGCTCGCGCGCGTGCTGGCCCAGCTCTCAGCGCCGCTGGAGCAGGGGCACCGCTACCTCCTGCTCGACGAGCCCACCGCGAGCCTGGACCTCGCCCACCAGCACCTCGTGCTCGAGGCGGCGGGGCGATTCGCGCGCGAGGGTGGCGCCGTGCTCGCCGTGCTGCATGATTTGAACCTTGCCGCGCGCCACGCGCACCGGCTGGTGCTGCTGGCCGGGGGGCGGCTGGTGGAAGAGGGGCCTCCCGCCCAGGTGCTCCGGCCGGAGCTCATCGCCGACACCTTCGGCCTCGACGTGGTCATCGCCGAGTGGCCGGGAGTGTCCGGGCCCTGGGTCCTCCCGTCGGGACGGGCTTCCCCTCCGCGCTGA